A single Flavobacterium sp. 1 DNA region contains:
- a CDS encoding sensor histidine kinase: protein MHPPKPTGFNPSNAPLSHKIHPSEFKNLTHFGGPPTQYGHTILVYLIGVISSLFIAIKIRLQKVEEDRMKSELSFLKAQINPHFLFNTLNSIYSLAIKKDDKTADAVVQLSELMRYIITNANDDVIALDKEINYISNYIQLQKTRLGKTVTIDYTMEGNSFGKAITPLILISFIENAFKHGVNPNENSEICIRITIVGEYLTLFVSNNKVQSIQTDSGIGLQNSIERLSLLYPNNHVLAIDDNPKTYQVTLTLKVG, encoded by the coding sequence ATGCATCCTCCAAAACCCACAGGTTTTAATCCCTCAAATGCTCCATTATCTCATAAAATACACCCATCAGAATTTAAAAATTTAACTCATTTTGGCGGACCGCCTACACAATACGGACATACTATTTTGGTTTATCTTATTGGGGTTATTTCGAGTTTGTTTATTGCCATAAAAATTAGGCTTCAAAAAGTTGAAGAAGATAGAATGAAATCCGAATTGTCTTTTTTGAAAGCGCAGATAAATCCTCATTTCTTATTCAATACGCTGAACAGCATCTATTCATTGGCGATAAAAAAAGACGACAAAACTGCCGATGCTGTGGTGCAGTTATCCGAATTAATGCGGTATATTATTACCAATGCTAATGATGATGTTATTGCCTTAGATAAAGAAATCAATTATATCAGCAATTATATACAACTGCAAAAAACCCGACTGGGAAAGACGGTAACTATTGATTATACAATGGAAGGAAATTCGTTTGGTAAAGCCATTACGCCGCTTATTTTAATCTCATTTATTGAAAACGCTTTCAAACACGGAGTAAATCCAAATGAGAATTCCGAAATTTGTATTCGGATTACCATTGTTGGAGAGTATCTGACTTTATTTGTTTCTAACAATAAAGTGCAGTCCATACAAACTGATAGTGGAATTGGTTTGCAGAATTCGATTGAAAGACTCTCTCTCTTGTATCCTAACA
- a CDS encoding CoA transferase subunit B, whose product MALDKIGIAKRIAKELKDRYFVNLGIGIPTLVANYIPKGIDVEFQSENGVLGMGPFPFEGDEDADIINAGKQTITTLPGASFFDSATSFGMIRGQHVDLTILGAMEVSEKGDIANWKIPGKMVKGMGGAMDLVASAENIIVAMMHVNKAGESKILKKCTLPLTGVGCVKKIVTELAVLEITPQGFKLLERAPGVTVEHIIASTEANLIIEGDIPEMLIE is encoded by the coding sequence ATGGCTTTAGATAAAATAGGAATTGCAAAACGTATTGCGAAAGAATTGAAAGACCGTTATTTCGTGAATCTAGGCATCGGAATACCAACTTTGGTGGCAAACTATATTCCGAAAGGAATTGATGTTGAATTTCAAAGCGAAAATGGCGTTCTGGGTATGGGACCTTTCCCTTTTGAAGGAGATGAAGATGCTGATATTATCAACGCAGGAAAACAAACCATCACCACTTTGCCAGGAGCTTCTTTTTTTGACTCTGCCACAAGTTTTGGTATGATTCGGGGACAGCATGTCGATTTAACCATTCTTGGTGCTATGGAAGTTTCTGAAAAAGGGGATATTGCCAACTGGAAAATCCCAGGAAAAATGGTTAAAGGGATGGGAGGAGCCATGGACTTGGTAGCTTCGGCAGAAAATATCATTGTGGCGATGATGCATGTCAATAAAGCAGGAGAATCCAAAATATTAAAAAAATGCACTTTGCCATTAACAGGAGTTGGCTGTGTAAAAAAAATAGTAACGGAATTGGCCGTTTTAGAAATCACGCCTCAAGGATTTAAACTGCTGGAAAGAGCTCCGGGAGTCACGGTAGAACATATTATCGCTTCTACCGAAGCCAACTTGATTATAGAAGGGGACATTCCAGAAATGCTAATTGAATAG